The Trichomycterus rosablanca isolate fTriRos1 chromosome 13, fTriRos1.hap1, whole genome shotgun sequence sequence caccagagctgggatctggaatacatcgcaTTGAGcttcagctctgcctgtcggctggGCTGAACTACCACATGAGCAATGATTGGCCTGCTGTTCATATAGGGGCGgggcattaagccggatagggactctcatataactgatgcaactacgacctctgctggctggttaatagcacctgcacagagatggggaaaagagtgcggatcagggtgtgtctctccgtacacagagctgatccgcagctgatctcgtctagtgTACGTGAAAAGATGCAAACGGCTGCTGCCCTCAAATCAggggccggcattagtggagaggaagcatgacgcaatttgGGCAATTTTAAATGACACTTACAAACATGGTGTAACTGGGTAATAAAGATAGGCTGCCAACCaccaaataaaaatgttttgacCTGATTGCAGTGGCTAATCAGAGTCACAAATCAAAAAACAGAAGAATCCAATTGCCTGAGTAATCCAGTCTTATGTTGCTAAAGCCTAATGTGTCAGTCCTGTGACATTTTCTTTGGAAAGGGGGGTGTTTTGGAATTCAGTTCTGTTGCTCAGGTCTTTTTTTGTCCACAGGTTCTAAATGAAATGACTGATCTTCTCTCATCATCAAGAAATTATGAGAATTACAGACAAGCGTACAGCAAGTGTACAGGCTTTAAGATCCCTATTCTGGGGGTTCATCTGAAGGACCTGATTGCTGTAAATGAGGCAATGACGGATTACATAGAGAACGACAAGATCAATGTACAGAAGCTTCAGGCTCTCTTCAACCACATCAACGAGCTGATCCAGCTACAGCACAATCTGCCTCTCCTTGATGCAAACAAAGACCTGGTTCATCTACTGACTGTCAGTACTGTCTTTCTTTGATACCTAAAAAGCAGCAACCTAAACAATCTGTTTTAACTATAtagtaatgtttttgtaaaatgctttaaatagACTTATAAATACCaagtattatgtattatatttatttaaaagcactaaaatgtgcaaaaaaccAAGAGGTTTGATTacattctgaatccactgtaactAGGTGTGGATCATTTTTAACCTAACCTCCCCATTTCTGATTTCAGCGTTTCTTATAAACGATGACTAGGAAATGTTTTTGTCCTTTCACACAGCTGTCTCTTGACCTGTATTACACAGAGGATGAAATCTACGAGCTGTCCTATGCAAGAGAGCCGAGGAGCCACAGAGCCGCTGTGAGTGCAGCTGCAACCAGTGTTTTTCTGACGATCAGGGGGAGAATactattataatttaataatgcaTCATGAGGGAGGAAAgaatttaaacattattaaaccaTCCACACTTGGGTAATGCCATTAATGAGTAAGAATGAGTACAGTGTATAATTTCttatatttattgtgtttttgttattgttcaCCAGCCATCAACCCCCTACAGATCCCCAGTGGTGGTGGATTGGGCTTCAGGTGTCGCTCCCAGGCCAGATCCCAAAACTATTAGTAAACATGTTCAGAGAATGGTTGATGTAGGTGATTTCCCATTTTTTAGTTGAAGAGTTTAAACAGAAAACATGAAAATCTATGCTAAGATGATAAGCTTGATGTTTGGTTCTTTCTCACCAGTCTGTGTTTACAAATTATGACCATGAAGGAAGAGGCTTCATCTCCCAGGAAGATTTTGAAAAAATTGCAGCAAGTTTTCCATTCTCATTCTGTGTTACAGACAAGGATAAGTAAGTGTCAAATATGATTAACGTTTGTTGCATTAGACTGTCCTGGTGTGTGCATGCACATTGTAGTTACTTATCCAAAATAAATGGTAACACACTTTATGCTgctgtaaaaaataatgaataatgaataaagtcAAGCACCTTCCATGGCCTTTACAATCCTTGGTctaaattacaaccccaaatcagaaaaaggtgggacagcatgggaaatgtaaataataaaaaaaaacattatttttacattacatttacttttatttgattgcagacaggatgaacctgatatattttatgttttatctgctcaacttcatttcatttaataataaacatccattcctgcatttcaggcctgcaacacattccagtaaagcatttaccactttgtaatgttgccattcctttttaccacacttaaaagacgttttaaatgcatggacgtccctggtaaagatgacgtcttaaaggcagcacatgttgctctaagatctcaatgtactccATCtcaatgacctttgccaagggcactgacacagccccataccatgacagaccctggcttttggacttgttgctgattgtctggatggtcatttttgtcattggtccagagcacacagcatccattttttccaaaatgctgattcatctgatcacaaaacacgtttccactgtgtgatggtccatcctagatgcctccgagcccagagaagtcgacgctgcttctggacatggttaacataaggcatctttttttgcacagtaaagttttaagtggcatttgtgcatgtaactctgtattgtagagcttgacaaaggtttgccaaagtaatccctcacccatgtggttatatcagctattgttgagtggcggctCTTGATGCAGTTCCGCCTGAGgtatcgaagatcacgggcgttcagcttaagcttgcattcttggtctttacacactgaaattcctgaTACCAAAGTtttacattaaacaattcatAGAATGCCATTTTTTTAATGTCTCCGAACTACAGAGATGCACTGATCAGTAGGGAGGAGATCACAGCTTATTTCATGCGTGCCAGTGTCATCTGCTCCAAACTCGGCCTGGGCTTCTCTCACAATTTTCAGGAGACCACATACATGAGGCCTACATTCTGTGATAACTGCTCAGGATTTGTAAGTCACATTAACACATAGTAGTGAGTGTTTGTTTTATTCTGAATACTATTCTAACTGCTAACCCTGTGTATGAAATGCACTTTGTTTGCAGTTATGGGGAGTGATTAAGCAAGGCTACAGATGCAGAGGTGCCatgtacctttttttttttttaaacaaaacactCGTTTTTATGCATACAGTAGataaaatataatgaataataactACTGTTTGCTGTTTTGTAATATTCTCTCATAATTTTGCAGACTGTGGAATGAACTGTCATAAATCTTGCAAGGAGCAGGTAGCATTTGAGTGTAAAAAGAACATCAAGCCCAGCATCAGTGCAGACTTGAGTCCTTCTAATATAACAGCACATGGAGGTAACAACGGTCACCTTTTTTTTAAAGCGCAAACAAAAAAGTCAGTTATAATTTCAGTTATAATGGTTTTTGATCTGACTATAATTTGTAACTCCTTCTTAATTAGTGTCAGAAGAAACCCAGTTTATATATCCAACTGATGCTACAACAGACCCCGAGCGCCACAAACAGTTCAGCCCAGGTTCTGGCTTTAATACCAGCATTCCCGTAACACCATCAAAAACTGTAATGGTTCATAAGAGTACTCAGACTGAAGGAAcgtcatcaaccagccagcagcagCTATCTCTGCTGTGTCCAAGCCCTTCACCCCTCACACCATGCCCAAGTCCCATACTGCAGCGCAAACGAGCCTCTACAAACAAGCCACCCAACACACTCAATCCAACAGAGGAAAACAAACtcacctgtgaagctctggagAAGGTTAGCAGTGTTCTTTTGACATTCTTCAAACACTTATTTCAACATTTCTGTTAGGAAACTGTAACACATTTGTAGGTGCCAACATGCAACTGTTTTTATCCAAATAATTGGaacacatttttacagattATTGTGGGTCTTCTGAAAATCTGCTGGGTACATACAGTAACTTTGGTGATGGCTCTGTGATGCCATTTCATTTCAATGACATGGCCTTCTAATCCATTAATAGAATAGTGTTTAACTATAGCTAGTCTTTTTGTACCTATGTTATTTAACTGCACTTACAGTGTTTTAGCCAGGGCTGGGAAGAAAACTCTGACTATTTTTGTAAGGTAAAATCTAGGTTCCCACAAGTAAATATGAGAATTATAATTAGAAGGCAtagtttttttatgttattaataatatagcCAGCATTTACAGAATAACACATACAAAACCCCATTACTTAGCAGAGATGTACAGCTAAGTTTAGCTTAGCAACAGCTCCAGTGATATAATTGTCTATCAATGTTATCTTGTTAATGTTGTTACCTACAATGCTACCAAAATTTGCAAGCAATGtagattattttataaattaataactAAAGTTAAGAATCAATGCAATTAACGACTTGCCAggagcctacacagacacgtttGTTTGTGTCTGTTGGTCAGTCTAATCACCGCTACAATTATAGCCTTTGCTGACCGAAcagtggcgcctgcacagagatggtgaatgATGTCCAGCAGTGCGTGACTCAACACACGTGATGGAGGGCGCGAGTGTTAGGTACAGGACTTCTTggtcagggtaggggtctgcagcaatgGAGAAAAGATAAAACTGGCAAATTGGACACTACTAGATTGGGGGAAAagggaaaatgtatatgtagaCTATAAAAAGAAGCTAAGAAACATGTAATATCCTACCTTTGAATTGGGTGGAACTCCTGTGAGCACAAAGATGTGTCAAATGTGTGAGGAAGACAGATAAGAATAGGATATGTAGATTTTGTAAAACCCACAAAGAAAGTCAATACTATGTGGTCACATACAATAGGAGACATTTTTAGGATCCAGATAAAAAAGACTTTTTTAAGCAAAGCAAGGATGAACCAATAATATATTAGACATAGTTTTTAAAAGTATGTAAgtatgtttatgtatgttttttCACATTATATTTCACATAAtaaactgtgtgtttttttttctaggaGAAGCGGTCTCTAGAGAAAAACAACGAGAAGCTCCAGAGGAAACTGAAAGAAGCAGAACGGGAGGTTGCCATCCTAAAAGCATTACTAAAGCGATATCCTGTTCATCAAGCAGAGGACGATTCATCTTCATCCTCCTAATTTCTTTTGGTTTTTTTAAGCTACACTATACAcagtgtgacagtgaggtgtttaaaaactccatcagcattgctgtgtcttatccactcataccagcacaacacacactaacacaccaccactatgtcagtgtcactgcagtgctgagaatgatccaaaacCCAACtaatacctactctatagtggtcctgggagagtcctgaccattaaagaacagcatgaaagagggctaacaaagcctgcagagaaacagatggactccagtcagtaattgtagaactacaaagtgctcctatatggtaagtggagctgataaaatggacagtgagtgtagaaacaatatggtggttttaatgttatggatgatcagtgtatatccaaaGGTATTATGATACCCTCTTCTTATTAATAAATTCAGGGgtttcagccacatccattACTAACAGGGGTAGGTTTGTTACATCCATTCACATAGACAAATCTTGTGGATTGTCTTTCCAGAAGAATAGAGCCATAAAACCCTAAAACAGcactgggtggtgcagcagtaacaacatactaacacaccagagctgacatttcaaactggtgagtttgaatctcacccCTATCACAGGTAGGCTGGGCACCTATaaagacaatgattggctcaatGATTGGTCCTCGGGTGGGACTGCTGGAAAGGATTcttcattactgctgcaattacaagcTCTGCTGGCTCATCAATGGTGCCAGCACAAAGACAGAGGATAACATATCAGTGTGTGGCGCTCTGTACGTGATACTGACCTCCGTATAACCCCTTGTACCGGTGAAAATAaatagtcggctactgcacacgtcagaGAAGGCGTGTATTAGTCGCGGCTcttcttggtcaggagtggaggtcaaaaGCAGTATAGAGCAAGCAAAATGTGATCGAGTAATTGGATGAGACATGACCCTAAAATCATTGAAAACCCTTGCTGTACATACATTActtgtccaaaagtatgtagacacttcCTTAATTATTGAGTGCCAGGCCTAATGAATAGTTCAACTAGTTTAATAGGTAGAGTCCTTACCTTATTAAACACTATTGGAATGATCTGGAATGTCAAATGTGAGCCAGCCCTTCACATCCAATCAGTGCCTGACATCACAATTGGACAAATGAGGCACAATTTTGACATTATGAAATATTCTCTCAGAACCACAATAAAGGAAGAgtagaagctgttatagctgcaaaagagTGGTGAACATGGTTGATATGGTCACATTTCATCATAATTTGGCTGAGTAATGCCGAGTATTAAATCCACACAACTTCAACAGGTCACAGCGGTCTCAAACTTTAATTCCTTTcatcacaataaaaataacaactaaAAGACTTCATTTGGATTACATTATTAACATGTACAGACAATAATCATTTCACTCCTTCACTTCTTATTGGCTCATGATCCGACCTCAAAAACTCAGCAAAACATGAGCATATTGCGCTCAATGACTTGAGGTACAGAAATAGCTTCTCTCTTATCGTTCCCAGCATCCCTCAGGAGGAGTATTGGTTGTTCAGAAAGTGCAGACGATTCATTGCCTGAAAGTTTATCAGTGGATGCAAGCAATGAcaaaaatacacatttccaaATCCAGTAAAGCAAATGACCGTGTGTATGCGCTGATCCGTATGGTCCTGGTTCCTGAGGGGATATTATCAGAGCAGGTCTCTTATTGTGTTTGCATGTGTATTTGTAAGAAAGCGCACCAGTCCATTATTATACCGCTACAGTGCACCTTTACATCACATTACATTTCATATTAATATAGCAGGTCTGTAAACACATCAGTGACATTTCTATTGGAGGTCATTACAGCAGACGAAGCAAACAGTCCTTGCATAAACAAATTATATGATGATAAAGaagcaaaagcaacaaggtatGGAACCAGCCTTAGTCAACTGCATAAAGATCTGTGCTGTTCCTCATAGAAACTGGTTTTATTAGAAGCTTTGTGTGGGAGTGCAGTTCAGatataagaaaaataaaaataaacaaatggcaCAGCTTTCATACCTGGAGGCAAAGTCTCATTATTGAGAAGACTTTATATTTACACTTAAAAAGAATGTTTGGAACTCCTGGTAAAGATAAGTAAATCCCCCATCAGgtaataattaattttacatttgtggTTAGATAATAGTAAGGGCTTTCTTTTTAGCCAGGCCTTCATATAATTGTTGGCACTAAGGTGGCCTCTGATGGTAGTTTTGGAAACTTGGTGAGCCCAAGATGCTCATTTTTAAGTAACTCTCCAACAGTGATCCTTGGCCTATTTTACCATTCTCCACACTGTTTGCAGGGGACAACAAACTTGGGTCCAAGTCCAGGCAAGTTCATTTGAGTAGctattattttgcattttcctcccaatttagtcatacccaattgcattatgctttctctctactcatgctgatctccaccctgactgaggagagaggtgactaacacacatgccctccaacacgtgtgcagtaaccgactgcatctttgcaCCTGCATTaggagagttcatatgcggatcagctttgggtatggagagacacaccctgatcacattatctctcgtctctgtgcaggcggtaTATAACTGTACATATAACAGCCTATAACACACAAGGCTTTgttctaaaaaaataaaaaataaaaaataaataaatatataaatttaatataatttaatttaatataaatatatatatgagaTGTGGGATATTTTACCTTGGTTGTAGGTTggatttatctattttttctgtgTAAGACTGAGCTAATTTACCAAAAGGTGACGTTCTAAATTTCTAATAATCAATAATCCTTCGTCATCTTCACCAGGGGTGCCAACAATTCTGGAGAAGAGTGTATGTGGGGTAAAGCCCCGACACCACACCTACACAATCATCCTATCTGTATTGATTCTTACACATTCTATAAGCTTCAAATGACCTCATATTTTAGGTACATTCCAGCCTCATGAAAGTAAATTACCCAGAAAGTGTTCACACCAGATATTACCTGCACCCTCTGAAACCCTATAGAGCTTTTACGTGTGTACAGATTGCACTTTTCATATTGTTTCTAAAATCAAGAGTACAAAAGGGAGAGAATGCTAAAATAAGCTTACTTTGTTCCCCTCCCAAATATCTTCTGTGAATTTGCAGGTTACAGCAAGAATGTTAGTACAGGTTCAGTATCGGGTATTGCAATACTCAGGAGGTCTATGCAGGACTGACTAGTTAAATAATAGCCTGCTGCAGCAATATTTCTTTTACacatgatcaggcataacatgatGACCAGTTTCCCCTTTCGCTGCCAAAACAGCGCTgtcccgtcgaggcatggactccactagaccactgaagatgttagcagcagatcctttaactcctgtaagttgtgaggtggggcctccatggatcagacttgtttgtccagcacatcccacagatgctcgattggattgagatctggggaatttgtaggccaagtcaacacctcaaactcgttgttgtgctcctcaaaccattcctgaagcatttttgctttgtggcagggcgcatcatcctgctgaaagaggtcacagccatcagggaataccgtttccatgaaagggtgaacatggtctgcaacaatgcttaggtaggtggtacatgtcatagtaacatccacatggatggcaggacccaaggtttcccagcagaacattaccCAAACACTGCaaatcacactgcctctgccggcttgccttcttctcataatgcatcctggtgccatgtgttccccaggtaagcgacgcacacgcacccagcCTTCgccccccacgtgcatcaatgagccttgccCGCTCACgaaccctgtcgccggtttcccacttttcctttcttggacacttttgatagatactggccactgcagaccgggaacaccccacaagagctgcagttttggagatgctctgacccagtcgtctagccatcacaatttatcCCTTGTCAAAcctgctcaaatccttatgcttgtccattttttctgcttctaacacatcaactttaaggataaaatgttctcttgctgcctaatatatcccacccactaacaggtgccgtgatcaagagataatcagtgttattcacttcacctgtcagtggtcataaggttatgcctggtcagtgtacatTTGCTCAATATTCTGATACCAAGCATTTTATACAAACAGCAACTGCTTAGGGGGATTGGTGATGCATTGGTCAAtgacactagcccaccaccagcTACTGGCTGGCCAAgtgtctacacaaacatgattggctgtgtctgaggaggggGAATGCCCAAAGCCCAGCAATGGACTTACTCCCAGTTCAGGGTATTCctaccttgtgcccagtgttaccTGGTGGAACCTTAATTAGTAGTAGTTTTTTAATAGATGTGGACAAGCATAACAAAGGAGTTTTTTTATCTGCAagcatacattttaaatacgtATATAATAGAAGAAGCTAAATGTTTTCATTTCAAAGTGCATGTACCAGTACTGAGGACAACTTGTCCAGCTTACTGGTTGCTAGATTAACAAGTTTCCTGTGagccaaataataaaacaaatattgtcTAACAAAATAGGAGACAAATGTggagttttgtttttaattttaattattgcCATTGGGCTGATATCTGAGACGTCAccacagtcattttattttgcttATGTTCAGCTGTTTGACTAAAAATAacagtttttaataaattaccTGAAATTTATTTAGGACAAGTTGCTAGTTGTGTCTGGATTTGCCGTTTTATTACTCGCTTTATTGTTCAAATGTGGTTTAATTCTTATTAATTGCCTGCTGAACTAAACTGCATGGAAAACAAcacttttacatctacaagtagAAGCCTGAGCAGATACTGAGGTTGATCAAAGAGAAATAGAAGAACATGCCAAGTAAATCCTGCAATACAGGTAGCAAAACGGAGGCATTCGGAAGattgttgagtgtgtgtatgttattacATATGGCTGTCAGGATGAGCTGCCCCTGAGAAACTGGGTTAAACACAGAGCACAAAgacaagtaaaaaagtaaaccaGAAAAGCAGATACTATTTGCACAAGAGTGAAAACAGGAAGaaaaaacactatatggccaaaagtatgtggacacctgaccataagcttgttggacatcctattccaaatcAATGGGCAATCTCCCACCCAACCTCCACCTCCATTTATAGAAAAGCCTTTACTTGTTtgcaaaggctttccacaagctgGTGGAgggtgtgggaatttgtacccattcagttaAATTGGAAGCATCATCACCAACCCAGTCCTTAACCTTAAGCtaaaaatgtatatgtaatTTAACATCATTTAAATCTCAGTGTCAAAAAAACCCAATGATGTTTATTATCATGAAATCTAGGTGCACTGTACGACCTCTTTTACACTGGTGCAAATAGACATAGTCAATCCGggaagtctgcacacccctttcaccttctccactttttattacattacaaactcattctataatagattgagttcttttttgtcACAAAGGGAAAGCAGGTTTtaagacatttgtgctaatttattaaaaatctaaatacacaagtgtgcacaccctttgatatgacacccaaaagtgagctgaggtgcattttctTGTCGCTGATacctgcttgagatgtttctgcaATTTAATTGGAGGCCACCTGTtataaattcaattgattggacattaTTGGGAactgccaacacctgcctatataaagTCCCACAGTTGAccgagcaaactccaagccatggggtcaagagaattatctgcagacctcagaaacatgattgtgtcaaggcatagatctggagaggGGTACAGAAAaactgctgcagctttacaggtcccaaagagcacagtggcctccatcatTTATAAATGGAAGAattttggaaccaccaaaaatcttcctacaCCTGGCCGcctggccaaactgagcgatcaggGAAGACAGACCtcggccagggaggtgagcaggaatcTGAGGGTCTCTCTGACAgggctccagcgtatccttgtggagatgggagaaccatcagaagatcaaccatccaggcagcactccacaaatcacgcctttgtggtagagtggccagacggaagccactccttagtaaaaggcacatgacagcccgcttggagtttgcaaaaaggcacctagaggacacttaaaccatgagaaacaagattctctggtctgatgaaaccaaaatttaactttttggcctgaataccaagcagcatgtctggaggaaaccaggcaccgctcatcacctggctaatgccatccctacagtgaagcatggtggtggcagcatcatgatgtggggatgttttacAGCAGCGgtaccggggcgactagtcctgatagagggaaaggtAGACATACAGCTAAATACACCGAGATCCTCGAAGAAAACCTGCTCTACAGAGAACTCTGGACATCAGACTGGggagaaggtttaccttccaacgtgacaacgacccaaagcacacagccaaaacGATCTGTGAATgttcttgagtggcccagccagagcccagacctgaatccaatcgaacatctgtggaaggagctgataATGGCTTTGTACTTttgacgctccccatccaacctgacggagcctgcaaggatatgccaagaggaatgggcaaacatgtccagaaacaagtgtgccaagctcagagcttctttcccaagatgccttgaagctgtaattgctgtcaAAGGcacatcaaccaagtattaggctgtggtgtgtacagatatgtaacccctaaataaactatttttgtcagtaaaataaaattgcaaaaACCCTGATTGTAATTATTggcgattgtgtgtagatgtttgaggtaaaaaaaagaacGCGGAGAAGGTgcaaggggtgtgcagactttccggcttgactgtaccataaacaaacaaacaaatcatacTGTGTCATGTTCACATAATTTAACAGTCCGGTGACAGGAAAAGTTTCTACCAAGAACTCTTCAAAGTGGTCTGTATAGCACCAACTGACAATGCAATGTAGCATTATTAGCCATGAATTGTGTTCAAAACAGATCATTTCTATATTGTCCCCTATCCCAAGTGTAAAGAGAAACAAGAAATTAATTGACAGCAATGCAGAAAGCTAACAGAACAACTTTGTGCTTTCACTTACGGTAGCAGCAGCTCATTATATCCTAAATGTGTGAAGAGCGACCATACTGTATTGTTTCACTGAAAGACTACAATAGCTTAAGAAAACCTAAACAATACGGAATAAACAGTCTTTGAGGTTCAAACCCTACCTGGACTATAAAGCTAGAACAGAAATCTCACCTAAAACCTGTGTGAAACACGTTCGATTTCTCCAGGACAGAGGCGGGAAGAAGAGTTTCATATGGCTCTGATCGCTTAATCACAGTCTCAGATTCAAGCAGGAGACCGACAGAACTGGAGCAACAGTCATCCAGAAGAGGTTAAAAAACTCAATACATATCCAAGCATGAGAGTGAGTGGTGCTTTTGTTCCTGAAATTCACGGGCTCAGACTTTCAGAAGACTGCAGAGGAGGATTCAGATTTAGGCAGATTTCAATTTGGGAAAATCCTGGAGCTTTCAGTAGCAGCACAGTTCTTCCTCCTTTAGTGCAGCTCAGTCTCTGTGCTGTAAAGAACAGAAGGGTACCACATCaaaatcattcatcatcaaCCAGTGGACGCAAGGTACTGAAGAAAAGTATCATAAAGTTCTACTGATGTATTGAAGAAATGTATTATGAAGCTTTACTGAAGTATTGAATAAACGCATTATGGAGCTCTATAGATGTACtgaaaaatgtataataaaactTTATTGATGTATGGAATAAATG is a genomic window containing:
- the LOC134324951 gene encoding RAS guanyl-releasing protein 1-like, whose translation is MNTLGQFAKGASWEELIQASIQSFDADGNVCNNSLLNIILIMHRFLLSSKDLLEKLVILFKSTLEDNKSEECLKICYFIRYWISEFWSMFELHSSLAETLEQIRELMSEHGQEQLCSLLQTNRMGEREWSHKASNKVKVRSSRKRKVSLLFDHLEPVELAEHLTFLEFKSFCRIPFADYQNYIRNVCLSENPSMERSIALCNGVSQWVQLMVLSRPTPQLRAEVFTKFIYVAQNLQQMQNFNTLMAVVGGLCHTSISRLKDTGTYVPNETTKVLNEMTDLLSSSRNYENYRQAYSKCTGFKIPILGVHLKDLIAVNEAMTDYIENDKINVQKLQALFNHINELIQLQHNLPLLDANKDLVHLLTLSLDLYYTEDEIYELSYAREPRSHRAAPSTPYRSPVVVDWASGVAPRPDPKTISKHVQRMVDSVFTNYDHEGRGFISQEDFEKIAASFPFSFCVTDKDKDALISREEITAYFMRASVICSKLGLGFSHNFQETTYMRPTFCDNCSGFLWGVIKQGYRCRDCGMNCHKSCKEQVAFECKKNIKPSISADLSPSNITAHGGNNVSEETQFIYPTDATTDPERHKQFSPGSGFNTSIPVTPSKTVMVHKSTQTEGTSSTSQQQLSLLCPSPSPLTPCPSPILQRKRASTNKPPNTLNPTEENKLTCEALEKEKRSLEKNNEKLQRKLKEAEREVAILKALLKRYPVHQAEDDSSSSS